A genomic stretch from Sulfurimonas sediminis includes:
- the htpX gene encoding protease HtpX: MSLIMLIIMNLAVMASLYVALFILSSFFGIYIDQQSMSGLFMMAALFGFGGSFISLFMSKWMAIRGMGVEIIEYPNNEFERWLMSTIEKLSDEAGIGMPEVGIFDAPPNAFATGWDKNNSLVAVSTGLIESMDRSEIEGVLAHEISHVKNGDMVTMTLMQGVLNTFVIFISRLLASMVARDRNGNTNHMMYFMISMALEMVFSLFATAILMWYSRYREYRADEGAVDLSGPEGIYYALAKLGRIPKEELALNDDYRAFGIVGFLGSFFASHPPIEARLEHIQEYSRS, from the coding sequence ATGTCTTTGATTATGTTGATAATAATGAATTTAGCGGTTATGGCTTCGCTTTATGTAGCTCTATTTATTTTGAGTAGTTTTTTTGGTATTTATATTGACCAACAGAGCATGAGTGGGCTTTTTATGATGGCCGCACTTTTTGGATTTGGAGGGAGTTTTATCTCTCTTTTTATGTCTAAATGGATGGCAATCCGTGGAATGGGGGTAGAGATAATCGAATACCCTAACAATGAGTTTGAAAGATGGTTAATGAGTACCATTGAGAAACTTTCTGATGAGGCGGGTATTGGTATGCCTGAAGTTGGTATATTTGATGCACCACCAAATGCGTTTGCAACAGGTTGGGATAAAAACAATTCTCTTGTTGCTGTAAGTACCGGACTTATTGAAAGTATGGATAGAAGTGAAATAGAGGGTGTTCTTGCACATGAAATAAGCCATGTGAAAAATGGTGATATGGTGACAATGACACTGATGCAAGGTGTTTTAAATACTTTTGTCATATTTATCTCTCGTTTACTTGCTTCTATGGTTGCACGAGACAGAAATGGCAATACAAATCATATGATGTATTTTATGATTAGTATGGCATTAGAGATGGTTTTTTCTCTCTTTGCAACAGCAATTTTGATGTGGTACTCAAGATATAGAGAGTACCGTGCAGACGAGGGAGCAGTTGATTTGAGTGGACCAGAGGGAATATACTATGCTCTTGCCAAATTGGGGCGTATTCCAAAAGAGGAGTTGGCACTCAATGATGATTACAGAGCATTTGGGATAGTTGGGTTTTTAGGAAGTTTTTTTGCCTCACACCCTCCTATAGAAGCACGGCTTGAGCATATACAAGAGTATAGTAGAAGTTAG
- a CDS encoding NAD(P)/FAD-dependent oxidoreductase produces the protein MNRKKRVVILGGGYGGIKTLETLADNESIEVTLIDKNRYHYLQTESYNLVALKSSLDDIIIPLDTLVKGIDKNFCFIQDEVVKVDTHTVTCKEGEYFFDYLIIAVGVKTLLPSIFRNEHLFEVKNLSNALHLKHSFEDTIVKHLKKEKTHTNIVVVGGGSSGVEIAAEMQNYLLKLNLAQEIQISLIADAFLGELDEDSRKKALQTLQNSGIRILQKMVQKVEGNNLYLEDELIAFDFGVVAIGLEASEFIKNLGFEKEKNFLKVDEYLRVDEHIFAIGDCVFLKDKRGETLPQTAQTAEQSGVIAAKNILRTIQQKPLIKANIKIYGLAIALGGKFAIATASFVKVDGILGYLGKKAIEQFYKIPLKLKS, from the coding sequence ATGAACAGAAAAAAAAGAGTTGTTATTCTTGGTGGTGGTTACGGTGGTATTAAAACATTAGAAACTTTGGCGGACAATGAAAGTATTGAAGTGACGCTCATAGATAAAAACCGTTATCATTATCTTCAAACTGAAAGCTATAATCTTGTTGCATTAAAGAGTTCTTTGGATGATATTATCATCCCTTTGGACACTCTTGTCAAAGGAATAGATAAAAATTTTTGTTTTATCCAAGATGAAGTTGTCAAGGTAGATACCCATACGGTTACATGTAAAGAGGGGGAATATTTTTTTGACTACCTCATAATAGCAGTGGGGGTAAAGACACTACTTCCTTCTATCTTTAGAAATGAGCACCTTTTTGAAGTTAAAAATCTCTCCAATGCCTTACATTTGAAACACTCTTTTGAAGATACTATCGTAAAACATCTCAAAAAAGAGAAAACACACACAAATATAGTTGTTGTTGGTGGCGGTTCTAGCGGTGTTGAGATTGCTGCTGAGATGCAAAACTATCTTTTGAAATTAAATTTAGCACAGGAGATACAAATCTCCTTAATCGCAGATGCCTTTTTGGGTGAACTTGATGAAGACTCTAGAAAAAAAGCACTACAAACTTTGCAAAACAGTGGCATACGCATACTGCAAAAAATGGTACAAAAAGTTGAAGGAAATAATTTATATCTTGAGGATGAACTTATTGCATTTGATTTTGGGGTAGTAGCCATTGGGCTTGAAGCAAGTGAATTTATAAAAAACCTTGGCTTTGAAAAAGAGAAAAATTTTTTAAAAGTTGATGAGTATCTGCGAGTAGATGAGCATATATTTGCTATAGGGGATTGTGTATTTTTGAAAGATAAAAGAGGTGAAACACTACCACAAACTGCACAAACCGCAGAACAAAGTGGAGTTATTGCTGCAAAAAATATTCTTCGTACAATTCAACAAAAACCACTTATCAAAGCAAACATAAAAATCTACGGTCTTGCCATAGCCCTTGGAGGCAAGTTTGCCATCGCAACAGCATCATTTGTCAAAGTAGATGGAATACTTGGGTATTTGGGAAAAAAAGCGATAGAACAGTTTTACAAAATCCCGCTTAAGCTTAAGTCATAA
- the rhuM gene encoding RhuM family protein — translation MSDIVIYEDGALALNATVENETVWLRQNEIAKLFNKDRTVVTRHINNILKDNEVDEKSNVQKMHIANSDKPVKFYSLDIILAVGYRTNSFKAIKFRQWATKVLKSYLIKGYALNQKKLQQQKLQELKNTINLIKQSMSQKELSPNEAKGFVEIVSNYAKSWALLQGYDEQSLQEVAETKEQKFILDYDEAKEAIAELKRVLVAKGEATKLFGQEKADELKGNLLNIYQSFGGVELLPSVEQKAANLLYYIIKGHPFNDGNKRIGAYLFVLFLHKNDILYKINGEPKINDNALASLALLVATSAPEQKDIIIKLVMNMLVDNE, via the coding sequence ATGAGTGATATAGTAATTTATGAAGATGGAGCACTTGCACTTAATGCAACAGTTGAAAATGAGACTGTTTGGTTGCGACAAAATGAGATTGCAAAGCTTTTTAATAAAGATAGAACAGTTGTTACAAGACATATAAATAATATTTTAAAAGACAATGAGGTCGATGAAAAAAGCAATGTGCAAAAAATGCACATTGCAAATTCTGATAAGCCGGTAAAATTTTACAGTCTTGATATTATCTTGGCAGTTGGTTATAGGACAAATTCTTTTAAAGCTATTAAATTTCGCCAATGGGCTACAAAGGTTTTAAAAAGTTATCTTATAAAAGGTTATGCTCTAAATCAAAAAAAACTGCAGCAACAAAAATTGCAAGAGCTTAAAAATACTATAAATCTTATTAAACAGAGCATGAGTCAAAAAGAGTTATCGCCAAATGAAGCGAAAGGTTTTGTCGAGATTGTAAGCAATTATGCAAAAAGTTGGGCATTGCTACAAGGGTATGATGAGCAGAGCTTGCAAGAGGTGGCAGAGACAAAAGAGCAAAAGTTTATATTAGATTACGACGAAGCCAAAGAGGCGATAGCGGAGCTAAAAAGAGTTCTTGTAGCCAAAGGCGAAGCGACCAAGCTTTTCGGGCAGGAAAAGGCAGATGAACTCAAGGGTAACTTGCTCAATATCTATCAAAGCTTTGGCGGAGTGGAACTTCTACCATCAGTAGAGCAAAAAGCCGCAAATTTACTTTACTATATTATAAAAGGACATCCGTTTAACGATGGAAACAAACGAATAGGTGCGTATTTATTTGTGCTTTTTTTACACAAAAACGACATACTCTATAAAATAAACGGTGAACCAAAGATAAATGACAATGCTTTAGCTTCTTTAGCTTTGCTTGTAGCTACCTCTGCCCCTGAACAAAAAGATATTATTATTAAGTTGGTTATGAATATGTTGGTAGATAATGAGTAA
- a CDS encoding enoyl-CoA hydratase-related protein gives MKITLLVTAFNSLTQVAYSYFKEKKYNIDVVFAINEKQMIDEVFAFSPDFILCPFLKKFVPKEIYENIDTYIVHPGVLGDRGAYAIDNAIRLDKKEWGVTILKANGMFDSGDVVITCNFRMRSAYKSSIYRNEVITTFYSMLDDFLKNRQSKKFILQPDLPMHQTLSQKERAIDWQKDTTQEILKKIYMSDSYPGVKDEILGVECYLYGAWREEKLRGEPKEILAKRDGAVCLGTVDGAIWITHLKEPNRFKLPATYVLKERLQGVKEQRLPLIFDKSYKTFYEISCDIREEVAYLYFNFHNGAFSSDKCMKLKYAFEYIKEQVKIVVLMGGEDFFSNGIHLNILEDSKKNGEDGWSNINAMNDLVKSILFADEVITVASLSKNAGAGGVFLALACDYVVACNEVVLNPHYKTLGLSGSEYHSYLLPKRTGKQMAEKILEECLPMNASQAREIGLVDKLFMLEGYEQSLKNFCLDLLFDEDAYEDFIWKKGDYLQENKMMIEGCRKKEIEIMYPEFWEKESVFHTLRYEFVYKICPQATPKRLKGVECA, from the coding sequence ATGAAAATTACTCTTCTTGTCACTGCATTTAATTCCTTGACACAGGTGGCATATAGTTATTTTAAAGAGAAAAAGTATAATATTGATGTAGTGTTTGCCATCAATGAAAAACAGATGATAGACGAGGTTTTTGCTTTTAGCCCCGATTTTATTTTGTGTCCATTTTTAAAGAAGTTTGTACCAAAAGAGATTTATGAAAACATTGATACCTACATTGTTCATCCTGGTGTATTGGGTGACAGAGGGGCATATGCGATAGATAATGCCATCAGGCTTGACAAAAAAGAGTGGGGCGTTACTATTCTTAAAGCAAATGGTATGTTTGACAGTGGTGATGTTGTCATTACATGTAATTTTAGAATGCGGTCAGCGTATAAATCGAGTATATATAGAAATGAAGTAATAACAACTTTTTACAGTATGCTTGATGATTTTTTAAAAAATAGACAAAGCAAAAAGTTTATATTACAACCAGATTTACCAATGCACCAAACACTATCTCAAAAAGAGAGAGCGATTGACTGGCAAAAAGATACAACACAGGAGATTTTAAAAAAAATATATATGAGCGATTCTTATCCTGGAGTAAAAGATGAAATTTTAGGAGTAGAATGTTATTTGTATGGAGCATGGAGAGAGGAAAAACTAAGGGGTGAACCAAAAGAGATTCTTGCTAAACGAGACGGTGCTGTCTGTTTGGGAACTGTTGATGGAGCGATCTGGATTACCCATCTTAAAGAGCCAAATCGTTTTAAACTTCCTGCGACCTATGTTTTAAAAGAGCGATTGCAAGGGGTAAAAGAGCAAAGACTGCCTTTGATTTTTGATAAAAGTTATAAAACTTTTTATGAAATAAGCTGTGATATAAGAGAAGAAGTGGCATATTTGTATTTTAATTTTCACAACGGTGCTTTTAGCAGTGACAAGTGCATGAAGCTTAAATATGCCTTTGAGTATATTAAAGAGCAGGTAAAAATTGTTGTACTGATGGGTGGAGAAGATTTTTTTAGTAATGGCATTCATCTGAATATTTTAGAAGATAGTAAAAAAAATGGTGAAGATGGCTGGAGCAACATTAATGCTATGAATGATTTGGTAAAAAGTATTCTTTTTGCAGATGAAGTGATAACAGTTGCCTCTTTATCAAAAAATGCAGGAGCGGGTGGTGTATTTTTGGCACTTGCTTGTGATTATGTGGTAGCATGTAATGAAGTTGTATTAAATCCTCATTACAAAACTTTAGGGCTTAGTGGTAGTGAATATCATAGTTATCTATTACCAAAACGGACAGGAAAGCAGATGGCTGAGAAAATTTTAGAGGAGTGTTTGCCTATGAATGCGAGTCAAGCAAGAGAGATAGGTCTTGTGGATAAACTTTTTATGTTAGAGGGTTATGAACAATCTCTTAAAAATTTTTGTCTTGATTTGCTTTTTGATGAAGATGCTTATGAAGATTTTATATGGAAAAAAGGGGATTATTTGCAAGAAAATAAAATGATGATAGAGGGTTGTAGAAAAAAGGAGATAGAAATTATGTACCCAGAGTTTTGGGAAAAAGAGAGCGTATTTCATACTTTAAGATATGAATTTGTTTATAAAATATGTCCACAAGCGACACCGAAAAGATTAAAAGGAGTAGAGTGTGCATGA
- the hypA gene encoding hydrogenase maturation nickel metallochaperone HypA, with amino-acid sequence MHEYSIVQALLDQIEDIADKNDAKKVTKIIVKIGVMSGIETHLLEVAFNTFKEKTIADGAEFVMNIQPLTIECEKCKKVSELEKVHYCCQECGSVDVHVIDGEEMFLMSLEME; translated from the coding sequence GTGCATGAGTACAGTATTGTTCAGGCACTTTTAGATCAGATAGAAGATATAGCTGATAAAAATGATGCAAAAAAAGTTACAAAGATTATCGTAAAAATTGGTGTTATGAGTGGAATAGAAACACACCTGCTTGAGGTTGCTTTTAATACCTTTAAAGAAAAGACTATAGCTGATGGTGCGGAGTTTGTTATGAACATTCAGCCACTTACCATAGAGTGTGAGAAGTGCAAAAAAGTGAGTGAGTTGGAAAAAGTTCACTATTGTTGTCAAGAGTGTGGTTCAGTTGATGTACATGTAATAGATGGGGAAGAGATGTTTCTCATGAGTTTGGAAATGGAGTAG
- a CDS encoding DUF695 domain-containing protein: MQEYWEAYMKPIDGHAAMVSLNAGIADSVPDEEYMYVGFVKVKLNNPKEDGLVSEQEGDDVGFIEDRLEMESLRYRNGKYIGRIITQGEVNFIYALKMDFEWQNTVQDAMKHFGEYSYEFGSRIDSEWEVYQKLLFPNVKEWQIITNHHACDNLKEQGDDLHQTRAIEHKSYFTCNDDREAFAQKIQEMGFKEQKRSEVPFRDETMYGISFYRKDKPFYYDIDALTVELIDVSEAYNGKYDGWECALVKPIWQTQKK, translated from the coding sequence ATGCAAGAGTATTGGGAAGCGTATATGAAGCCTATAGACGGGCATGCGGCAATGGTATCATTGAATGCAGGTATAGCAGACAGTGTACCTGATGAGGAATACATGTATGTGGGATTTGTCAAAGTAAAACTGAATAATCCAAAAGAGGATGGTTTGGTTTCAGAACAAGAGGGTGATGATGTCGGATTTATAGAAGACAGGCTGGAGATGGAGTCTTTGCGATATCGAAATGGAAAATATATAGGACGCATTATCACGCAGGGTGAAGTTAATTTTATCTATGCCTTGAAAATGGATTTTGAATGGCAAAATACTGTGCAGGATGCAATGAAACACTTTGGCGAGTATAGTTATGAGTTTGGCTCACGCATAGACAGCGAATGGGAGGTTTATCAAAAACTTCTCTTTCCGAATGTAAAAGAGTGGCAGATCATCACCAATCATCATGCCTGCGACAATCTTAAAGAACAAGGCGATGATCTTCATCAGACCAGGGCAATTGAGCATAAAAGCTACTTTACATGTAATGATGACAGAGAAGCATTTGCGCAAAAAATTCAGGAGATGGGTTTTAAAGAACAAAAAAGAAGTGAAGTCCCTTTTAGAGATGAAACAATGTACGGTATTTCTTTTTACAGAAAGGATAAGCCTTTTTATTATGACATAGATGCTTTGACTGTGGAACTTATAGATGTGAGTGAAGCTTATAATGGCAAATATGACGGTTGGGAGTGTGCTCTGGTAAAACCAATATGGCAGACTCAAAAAAAGTAA
- a CDS encoding NAD(P)/FAD-dependent oxidoreductase: MNRDKYDVIIVGSGAAGIIAAIVAAREGKKVLLLEKLSKIASKLKATGGGRCNLTNTLSNEDFMARFGREGRFMQDALKAFDNKALVTFMDEIGVQTHAPDGFRIFPTSHSSATIISGLQKEMLRLGVSVTCNQRVTRLLATGNHIDGVKTQTDIFYAPNVIIATGGLGYPVLGAEGDGYNLASEVGHKVTDLSPAMMPLKTKENWVKNCRADTIAKVELRVNLKKHKKLRAKGDLIFTNSGIRGPVVLDFAREVTPLLKKYGEVPLLLNLTKGKNEEQIREHFKKESAKEKMTNILQLLKILLPEALSLELCRLAEIEPDMPYKKLEGKKRDRLISLLAWTPLTVTGHDGFKMAMITRGGVSLKEINPKTMQSKIIDGLYFCGEVMNLDGPCGGYNLQWSFASGFLAGKLLK, encoded by the coding sequence ATGAATAGAGACAAATACGATGTTATCATTGTCGGAAGCGGTGCAGCCGGCATCATTGCTGCTATCGTTGCCGCAAGAGAAGGCAAAAAAGTCCTGCTTTTAGAAAAGCTCTCAAAAATAGCTTCTAAGTTAAAAGCTACAGGCGGTGGTAGATGCAATCTTACAAACACCCTTTCAAATGAAGATTTCATGGCACGTTTCGGAAGAGAGGGACGTTTTATGCAAGATGCACTCAAAGCTTTTGACAACAAAGCTCTTGTGACTTTTATGGATGAAATCGGTGTACAAACCCATGCCCCTGACGGATTTAGAATTTTCCCCACATCACACTCTTCTGCCACTATCATTTCCGGACTCCAAAAAGAGATGCTCAGACTCGGCGTCAGCGTTACATGTAACCAAAGAGTCACAAGGCTTTTGGCAACCGGCAATCACATAGACGGGGTTAAAACACAAACAGACATCTTTTATGCACCCAATGTCATCATCGCAACCGGTGGGCTTGGCTACCCAGTGCTTGGTGCTGAGGGTGACGGCTACAATCTTGCCAGTGAAGTCGGTCATAAAGTAACCGACCTCTCCCCTGCCATGATGCCCTTAAAAACAAAAGAGAACTGGGTCAAAAACTGCCGTGCAGACACCATTGCAAAGGTTGAACTGCGTGTAAATTTGAAAAAACATAAAAAACTGCGTGCAAAAGGTGATTTGATTTTTACAAACTCCGGCATACGCGGACCGGTTGTGCTTGACTTTGCCAGAGAAGTGACACCTCTGTTAAAAAAATACGGCGAAGTGCCTCTGCTGTTGAATCTGACAAAAGGAAAAAATGAGGAGCAGATACGGGAGCATTTCAAAAAAGAGAGTGCAAAAGAAAAGATGACAAACATCTTGCAACTGCTCAAAATTCTTTTGCCAGAAGCACTCAGCCTTGAACTGTGCCGATTAGCGGAAATAGAGCCAGACATGCCATACAAAAAACTCGAAGGGAAAAAACGTGACAGACTTATTTCACTCTTAGCATGGACACCCCTCACCGTTACAGGACATGACGGCTTCAAAATGGCCATGATTACAAGAGGCGGTGTTTCACTCAAAGAAATCAACCCAAAAACAATGCAAAGTAAAATTATAGACGGTTTGTATTTTTGCGGAGAGGTGATGAATCTTGACGGACCCTGCGGAGGCTACAACCTCCAATGGTCATTTGCCAGTGGCTTTCTTGCAGGCAAACTTTTAAAATAA
- a CDS encoding tRNA-uridine aminocarboxypropyltransferase, which yields MKTYYGDREKCYKCYRPKSSCMCGHFEHINTQTKFVILMHPKEFKKVKNNTGHFTYQSLTNSELFIGIDFTCNARINEIIATHESYILFPSEDAVNLTSTNPKKSEKPLAVFLIDSTWSCTKKMFTQSKNLQKLKHMSFTTAKTSQYEIKVQPEENYLSTIESTLVVLELLDRWKIEQIKQEQLAGFLKPFHAMIAYQKELIQNPRSHAVRFKRRVNQA from the coding sequence ATGAAAACTTATTATGGTGATAGAGAAAAATGTTATAAGTGTTACAGACCCAAAAGTTCGTGCATGTGCGGGCATTTTGAGCATATCAATACGCAAACAAAATTTGTCATTTTGATGCATCCAAAAGAGTTTAAAAAGGTCAAAAACAATACGGGGCATTTTACCTATCAAAGCCTTACAAATTCCGAACTTTTTATCGGAATTGACTTTACATGTAACGCAAGAATTAATGAAATTATTGCCACACATGAGAGTTATATACTTTTTCCCTCAGAAGATGCTGTGAACCTGACATCAACAAATCCAAAAAAGAGTGAAAAACCTCTGGCAGTTTTTCTGATAGATTCGACCTGGAGCTGTACAAAAAAAATGTTCACACAAAGCAAAAATCTGCAAAAACTCAAACATATGAGCTTTACAACGGCAAAAACCTCACAGTATGAGATAAAAGTACAGCCGGAGGAAAATTATCTCTCTACGATAGAATCAACACTGGTGGTACTGGAGTTATTGGACAGATGGAAAATAGAGCAGATAAAGCAAGAACAGTTAGCCGGCTTTTTAAAACCGTTTCATGCCATGATAGCGTACCAAAAAGAGCTGATACAAAATCCACGCTCTCATGCGGTACGCTTTAAAAGAAGAGTAAATCAGGCTTGA
- a CDS encoding DUF6858 family protein: MTKTNLMDKYPVFSLHVKKNEISFKNADDIIAYFQERIQEHPVATFIAIFDHYQHTSSLQDATIAPEIKDAKNIVFCFGKQLPNAKMLAVRPRSIGVCELDESFEVSFLEVPNEQLQKVVYEWVEALKTQA, encoded by the coding sequence ATGACAAAAACAAATCTTATGGACAAGTATCCCGTCTTTTCATTACATGTAAAGAAAAATGAAATAAGTTTCAAAAATGCAGATGATATTATTGCCTATTTTCAAGAACGCATACAAGAACACCCTGTAGCTACTTTTATAGCGATTTTCGATCACTATCAACACACATCTTCATTGCAAGACGCTACTATTGCCCCTGAAATCAAAGATGCAAAAAACATTGTATTTTGTTTTGGCAAACAGTTACCAAATGCAAAAATGCTTGCAGTGCGTCCCAGAAGTATAGGTGTTTGTGAATTGGATGAGAGTTTTGAGGTCAGTTTTTTAGAAGTTCCAAATGAACAACTCCAAAAGGTTGTTTATGAATGGGTAGAGGCACTCAAAACTCAAGCCTGA
- a CDS encoding YggS family pyridoxal phosphate-dependent enzyme, translating into MNEIEYKLYIDDVIRRVETARLKVSEHHIVKIVAVSKYSTADEIQRLYRIGQRAFGENKVQDLKAKAKELEDLPIEWHFIGNLQKNKINNLLDINPSLFQALDSLELAHELQKRLLAKEMTLDCLLQINSAKETSKHGVMPEDAVTIYTQIINECPNINLKGVMSIGAHSEDKAVVRKSFETTHEIFTQLPNTSICSMGMSGDFELAIECGSNMVRLGSIMFNK; encoded by the coding sequence ATGAACGAAATTGAGTACAAATTATATATAGATGATGTTATCAGACGGGTTGAGACGGCGCGCTTAAAAGTAAGTGAGCACCATATTGTTAAAATTGTCGCTGTGAGTAAATACTCAACAGCTGATGAGATACAAAGACTTTACCGCATCGGTCAGCGTGCTTTTGGTGAGAACAAGGTGCAGGACCTAAAAGCCAAAGCCAAAGAGCTTGAAGATTTACCGATTGAGTGGCATTTTATAGGCAATCTGCAAAAAAATAAAATCAACAATCTTTTAGACATTAATCCAAGTCTTTTTCAAGCCCTGGATTCATTAGAACTTGCCCATGAACTGCAAAAAAGACTGCTTGCAAAAGAGATGACACTCGATTGTCTACTGCAGATAAATTCGGCAAAAGAAACGAGCAAACACGGTGTGATGCCCGAAGATGCAGTGACGATATATACACAAATCATCAATGAATGTCCAAATATTAACCTTAAAGGTGTTATGAGCATAGGCGCACACAGTGAAGATAAAGCAGTAGTGAGAAAAAGTTTTGAAACAACCCATGAAATATTCACACAACTTCCAAATACCAGCATCTGTTCTATGGGGATGAGCGGAGATTTTGAACTCGCAATTGAGTGTGGTTCCAATATGGTTCGTCTTGGCTCCATTATGTTTAACAAGTAA